CGTCGTCTCCGTCCACGGTAACCTCCGCGAATACCTTCTTCTCTGTAACGGGAGTCTTGTCCGTAAGTCCCTTTTGAGGGGTGGGGGGTTGGTTCTTTGATGGATTATATATTGAGTGGGTACAATGCTCTCAATTACTACGAGCTGTGATGTGTAAATCGTCTGGAGGATTGGTATAGACATGCGCCCTTGGTTAGATTCGTggctcttttgtttttctttttgaaggCGCCTGGGTCGGTAGGGAATTTCTTCAAACATGTTGTCTGCATCAGTTCTTGAGATGTTACGTGCATTTATCTTTATAGGATAtgtgagaatatatatagttctGCTCAGAGAAATCAACAGATTCACAAATCTTTGATTGTTCCGTGCTTAGATGATAAAATCAGATGTTTTATAAGCATTGTCACTGGCAGGAGATGATATTAGTAGCACACTATGTTTGGGACTTACCTATTGCTATAAATGAGtagatttttcatatattttctctttcaaAATTCGTCACACTATATAAGCAAGAATGCTACAAGTGCTACTAGCAGTAGATGCTATCCATGACGTGGCATATATGAGCCAGATTTATAGCTTTTGTTCTATAAATACCGGAGATCTTACCAGTTTCCAAAGAACAAAAAGAATTGCACAGATGAACTCTGAATTCCATGTTTAAAATGATGCACAGTAAGATCATTTTTGTTGCTGCAGCCTCAAGGCTTCAATGCAAGAATCTCGCCTCCCTTCAGAACCCTCTGAGTGCTTCTTTTACCAATAAGAGGCCAGTTTCTGTGCATGCCTCGGCAGAGGCTGGCGCGGAAGAAGCTGGCACAGATCAACCAGAGGAGCCAAAACCGGCAGCTTCGATCGAGACAATGCCACTTGAAACCAAGCAGAAGATGATCATGGAGCAGAGGGCGAAGATGAAGCTAGCCAAGAAGCTGAGGCAGCGGCGCAGGCGCCTTGTCCAGAAGAGGCGGCTGAGGAAGAAAGGTAGATGGCCACCATCCAAGATGAAGAAGCTCAAGAACGTCTAGCCAGCAATGATATCAGTCAGCCATTCTCGGTTCTTCTGTACACCTGTGTGTGTTCTGTTCATCCAGCTCTGTCTTTGCTAAGTTGACGCATCAGCgaattttgttgttaaatatGAAACGCAACGTCTGTAAAATGTGATTATTTCTTTCTCAATGAAGTTTCTTATATTCTTTTAGAGATGGTTAAACCGGTCATTGCTAAAAAACACACAAAGCCAGCGTTGCACAAAAATTCTTCTTATAtgtccctccttttttttcccttggtCCAATTGCTTCCATCATATCTGTACATGTTTCCCAGCTCAAGTACTATCAGTGGTCAGCAAGCCTCCTGTGCTGCCATAGTGCCATGTATATTTGTGGGATATTTGCCTGTGTACACTTTCCTGCTGTGTTTTGTTAGGGCCTCTTACAACTATTTAATTGACATGATGTAGATTAGAGCACAAGGATAAACCTGGACCAGGAAAGAACTGGAGCAAATTTGAGTTTGTTGTTTGCCACTTTGTCAGGTACAATTTGAATGATTTGAATCTTGTCCAAAAAATGTGAATAATATGAAGAGTGCCGTTTTCCATTTCTCATGTTGCTCTTCTTGTGATGTGGTTGTAAAACTTTTCTGAAATTAACCTTCTTTAGCCATATTTGTGACTTGTCGGTGTGCTGTCAAAATTACTACAAATGTAAGCATTGATGCTTTTGTGGAAACAAATTTGTAAGCTCTCTAAAGTAGGAACCAAACATGGCCGTAGCTGACCATGTTTTTTCAGCAGCATCAGTCTGGCAGTCTCATAAGGTGGATTCCTAGTTTCCTAAGTTGCTGGAAAGAATCTTTGTTTGCTTACTTGCTTGGCTACATGGTTGTTACCTGCCTGTGTGCTACTGACAACACGCTTCTCTCTTTAGGGCCACTTATGCTTTGATGCTCAAGGAAGGAACAATTCACCATACACCTCAGTGCCTCACAAAATCCTTTTCAGTTattagtttttgtgtgtgtaagaGTAATTAAACATTTTCAACTGAATTATAAacattttgatgttttctgCTGAAAGAACTAAAGAATATGGTAGTAATAATGGACTTGAACGAATCATAGTTCAAATTGTTCAGGTAATCAGCCCCatctatttgttttttgtttatgcttataaactaaaatttgactttCCAGTCTTAATTTGAAATAGATTTTGGAGTTGTTTCATcccagtttatttttcagtcatgGCTTtaagatcgctaaaaacacgtatatagaaatatttttcatttgcaaatatgtcgtttagctttttacctgaataagccaaacaatcgcccGCAATACCTTGTCTGAATTTTGGATGGAAGGGTGTCAGATTTTCTGTCTGCCTGACAACTAACACAACCAAAGCAAAAGGATGAACTGCAACCATTTGCGCCGACAAACATTTCGGGCTTTCTTCTTTGCAAGATGACCGAGATCATGGCCTGATCGGTGGCAACAAGGTATCAAGCAAGATCACTCCATTGCTACGCTGCCTTCTCAAGGACCAAAGGCAGCCGGGTGTGCTGTAGAAGACACTTTTTCTCATGTGCCGGCACCGATGGTCAGTGTAACTCCACATCTCTTGTTACTTTCTCACTTTGCTTCCAAACCCTTAAATCACGATCCGTATGATCTGATCATCGTCTTGGATCTTAAAcaatcgtcgtcgtcgatgatCGATCCCACTATTGGATATTACGGTCACAATCGATACGAAAGAACAAAAGAAGGATAGAGAGAAAAGAGGCACTGatcagaagaagaaagaagcaaATCTGTTGCGAAAAGGTGTTCTGATGATGCCTGAGATGTGAGCTCAACCACCAGAAAACGACTGACACTAGCTAAAGGAAACCTGATAATATACATGGTCTTTGCAATTCTTATTTCTGATTCGAAAGAAGACAGCCAGGTGAAAGAAGGCATCCTGCCTCAGCTTTGTCAACAATTGTCATGATACGTGGCACCGACACTATTAACGCCAATTCCCAATCTGTTGGCAAGAACTTGTTAGTTAAACCCAGCAACAGCACAGCAGAGACCCTTAACTGACTTTGTGGCACATCACTTTCTGATCAGCAGCCACCTGGAGATATCCAGGCATCAACCAAGAAGCAATGCACACTAACTAAAGCTCAGAGTGAAACACCAGGAGCATTTCCAAGTGAATAAAAAAGATCACTGAAACgataagcctaattaagtgcAGGAGGAAAGGAGTggaaagcaaagcaaagcaaggcttcatcttcaccagtaAGTAGAGACAGTGTCAGATCGCACATATTCCATTCCTCACAGCCAAGCAACCTCTTGAGAAAAACAATCATTTGGGcagaattattattatttttaatctcgTTTTGGTCTCTCAACCAGCCATGTGGCCGATCAGGTGatgacaacgacgacgacggcgagaagCGGATCACCATGAGAAGCTTCTGTCTGCCATGCTCCCATGGAAAAGAGAGAGCTAAAGAATCATCAAAAGGAAGAAGGGTACATAAAGAGACCAGTCAGAGTTCAGATGAATCTGATTCTGCAGATATCAAAAGCAAGGCAGAATTCCAGCTACAAATTGGGCCCCATTCTGAGGAGTTTCATATCATATCATCTCCTCACTTGCAATTGCACTTGCAGCTCAGATGATTTCTGCACGAGCACAAAATATTTAGCCATCTAGCAGTAGTAGAGAACTAGTGTACGTGTGTTGCTCCATTGAAGCTGACCTTGAGATCAGGAGAGCTTCCATCCATGGTGAACCGCGCGCATTTCGTCATCCTCGTCCTCGCCTACCGCCTCCTGGTACCTCTCTCAGCCGAGCCAGACCAGACCAGAGAGGTAGATGAATTTGATCGACCACTGTTCGATTGCATGATCCTGCAAGAGTTTGGAGTAGATTAATTGTTAGTTTGATTGCAACTGAGTTCTTGGGATGCTTTTTACCATGGTTGTGATCAGTTGTTGTTTGGTGTAATTGTTGGCAGTCGTATGTCGTCTacctgggcggcggcggcggcggtggcgcggtggaggaggaggcggcggtgcgggcgaGGCACGTGGAGATGCTGACGTCCgtcgcgccggccggcgaggagcagggggaggtggcggcgctgaCGCATAGCTACCGCCACGCGTTCGAGGGCTTCGCCGCCGAGCTCACCGAGGCAGAGGCCGTCGCGCTGTCCGGtccggccaccgccaccacccgaTCCATTTCCTGGATGATTTGTCTCCGGCGATCGCCGTGATCGAGCCTCGGTGAtgggatcttttttttttgtgttgttgttgcaggGCACGAGAGGGTTGTGTCCGTGTTCAGAGACCGCGCGCTGGAGCTGCACACGACGCGGTCGTGGGACTTCCTCGACGTGCAGTCCGGCCTCCGCTCCgaccgcctcggccgccgcgcctccgGCGACGTCATCGTCGGCATCGTCGACACCGGTGCGTGCTAGCGAGAGTCAGACGTGTCACTGTGACACTGACTGGCAAGGTGATAGCTGTCTTGTGTTCGGAGCTCTGACGTCTTCGTGTGATGGCCGTTAGGCGTGTGGCCGGAGTCGGCGAGCTTCAGCGACGCCGGGATGGGGGAGGTGCcagcgcggtggcgcggcgtgtGCATGGAAGGCCCTGACTTCAAGAAGAGCGACTGCAACAAGAAGCTCATCGGCGCGCGGTACTACGGCGGCCAGCCCGGCTCGGTGGCGAGGGCGTCGAACACGTCGTCGCTCGGCATCGgcgggacggcgacggggGGCTCGCCGCGGGACGCCGTCGGGCACGGCACGCACAccgcgtcgacggcggccggcgcggtggtggcggccgccGACTACTACGGCCTCGCCAAGGGcgcggcgaagggcggcgcgccggcgagccggcTGGCCGTGTACAAGGCGTGCTCGCTGGGCGGGTGCGCGAGCTCGGCGGTGCTCAAGGCCATCGACGACGCggtgggcgacggcgtggaCGTGGTGTCCATCTCCATCGGCATGAGCTCCGCCTTCCAGTCCGACTTCCTCACCGACCCCATCGCGCTCGGCGCCTTCCACGCCCACCAGAAGGGCGTCCTCGTCGTCTGCTCCGGCGGCAACGACGGGCCCAACCCCTACACCGTCGTCAACTCCGCCCCCTGgatcctcaccgtcgccgcctccagcaTCGACCGCTCCTTCCAGTCCAGCATCGTCCTCGGCAACGGCACCATCATCAAGGTAATCAGCCACTTCTTCTCCTTGCAGCACCAACGCAGGAACCTTGCTTGATCTCGTCGTCAATGGCAGGGAGTGGCCATCAACTTCTCCAACCAGAGCATCACCGGAGGGCAGTACCCTCTCGTCTTCGGGCCACAGGTGGCCGGCCGGTACACGCCGGTGTCGGAGGCAAGGTACGTACGCGTAGCAACCTCTCTCGTCTCTCTCACAGCAACCACTTCCCATGGCGGCGGCAAATAGCCGAGCACATCAGCGGCGCGCACGCTCACAAGGCCACAACGCCATCCAT
This is a stretch of genomic DNA from Oryza brachyantha chromosome 1, ObraRS2, whole genome shotgun sequence. It encodes these proteins:
- the LOC102705968 gene encoding 50S ribosomal protein 5, chloroplastic gives rise to the protein MALLLSPTVSFLAACPPRARALPAAAASLNVVSVHASRLQCKNLASLQNPLSASFTNKRPVSVHASAEAGAEEAGTDQPEEPKPAASIETMPLETKQKMIMEQRAKMKLAKKLRQRRRRLVQKRRLRKKGRWPPSKMKKLKNV
- the LOC102706245 gene encoding CO(2)-response secreted protease-like isoform X2, translating into MVNRAHFVILVLAYRLLSYVVYLGGGGGGGAVEEEAAVRARHVEMLTSVAPAGEEQGEVAALTHSYRHAFEGFAAELTEAEAVALSGHERVVSVFRDRALELHTTRSWDFLDVQSGLRSDRLGRRASGDVIVGIVDTGVWPESASFSDAGMGEVPARWRGVCMEGPDFKKSDCNKKLIGARYYGGQPGSVARASNTSSLGIGGTATGGSPRDAVGHGTHTASTAAGAVVAAADYYGLAKGAAKGGAPASRLAVYKACSLGGCASSAVLKAIDDAVGDGVDVVSISIGMSSAFQSDFLTDPIALGAFHAHQKGVLVVCSGGNDGPNPYTVVNSAPWILTVAASSIDRSFQSSIVLGNGTIIKGVAINFSNQSITGGQYPLVFGPQVAGRYTPVSEASNCYPGSLDAQKAAGKIVVCVGTDPMVSRRVKKLVAESAGARGLVLIDDAEKANPFVAGGFPFSQVGTDAGAQILEYINATKNPTAVILPTEDAKEVKPAPVVASFSARGPGGLTEAILKPDLMAPGVSILAATIPTVDKDDVPAGKKPSPFAIKSGTSMACPHVAGAAAFVKSAHPGWSPSMIRSALMTTATTRNNLGQPVASSTGAAATGHDMGAGEISPLRALSPGLVFDTTARDYLNFLCYYGYKEQLVRKISGAAGAGFACPRGAPSPDLIAAGVNYPSISVPRLLAGKAVTVSRTAMNVGPPNATYAAAVEAPPGLTVKVSPDRLVFSRRWTTAAYQVSFASGGAGPSKGYVHGAVTWSDGAHSVRTPFAVNVV
- the LOC102706245 gene encoding CO(2)-response secreted protease-like isoform X1 translates to MVNRAHFVILVLAYRLLVPLSAEPDQTRESYVVYLGGGGGGGAVEEEAAVRARHVEMLTSVAPAGEEQGEVAALTHSYRHAFEGFAAELTEAEAVALSGHERVVSVFRDRALELHTTRSWDFLDVQSGLRSDRLGRRASGDVIVGIVDTGVWPESASFSDAGMGEVPARWRGVCMEGPDFKKSDCNKKLIGARYYGGQPGSVARASNTSSLGIGGTATGGSPRDAVGHGTHTASTAAGAVVAAADYYGLAKGAAKGGAPASRLAVYKACSLGGCASSAVLKAIDDAVGDGVDVVSISIGMSSAFQSDFLTDPIALGAFHAHQKGVLVVCSGGNDGPNPYTVVNSAPWILTVAASSIDRSFQSSIVLGNGTIIKGVAINFSNQSITGGQYPLVFGPQVAGRYTPVSEASNCYPGSLDAQKAAGKIVVCVGTDPMVSRRVKKLVAESAGARGLVLIDDAEKANPFVAGGFPFSQVGTDAGAQILEYINATKNPTAVILPTEDAKEVKPAPVVASFSARGPGGLTEAILKPDLMAPGVSILAATIPTVDKDDVPAGKKPSPFAIKSGTSMACPHVAGAAAFVKSAHPGWSPSMIRSALMTTATTRNNLGQPVASSTGAAATGHDMGAGEISPLRALSPGLVFDTTARDYLNFLCYYGYKEQLVRKISGAAGAGFACPRGAPSPDLIAAGVNYPSISVPRLLAGKAVTVSRTAMNVGPPNATYAAAVEAPPGLTVKVSPDRLVFSRRWTTAAYQVSFASGGAGPSKGYVHGAVTWSDGAHSVRTPFAVNVV